The Gammaproteobacteria bacterium genome has a segment encoding these proteins:
- the queA gene encoding tRNA preQ1(34) S-adenosylmethionine ribosyltransferase-isomerase QueA codes for MEPADFDFELPEALIAQRPLAERSASRLLVLGTAGTPADRYFHELACELRPGDLLVANDSRVVPARLFGRKASGGSVEMLLECLLDEHSVLAQLRCSHAPKPGDALGFEGSAGAVVTGRRGQFFVLRFNQPVMAVLEQVGHMPLPPYIRRPDEPADRERYQTLFARAPGSVAAPTAGLHFDAALLARLAARNVALACVTLHVGAGTFSPVREPQLASGRLHAERVRVGADLVAAVAATRRAGGRVIAVGTTVVRALETAAAAGELAPFEGETDLFIRPGYGFRVVDALVTNFHLPRSSLLMLVCAFAGRERVLDAYRHAVARGYRFFSYGDAMILQRSRNP; via the coding sequence GTGGAACCTGCCGATTTCGACTTCGAGCTGCCGGAAGCACTGATCGCGCAGCGGCCCCTCGCGGAGCGCAGTGCCAGCCGGCTGCTGGTGCTCGGCACCGCGGGTACGCCTGCAGACCGGTATTTTCACGAGCTGGCGTGCGAATTGCGCCCGGGCGACCTGCTCGTCGCCAATGACTCGCGCGTCGTGCCGGCGCGCCTGTTCGGTCGCAAGGCCAGCGGTGGCAGCGTCGAAATGCTGCTCGAGTGTCTCCTCGACGAGCATTCCGTGCTCGCGCAGCTTCGCTGCAGTCATGCCCCGAAGCCAGGCGACGCACTCGGTTTCGAAGGGAGCGCGGGCGCGGTAGTGACCGGCCGGCGCGGGCAGTTCTTCGTGCTCCGCTTCAACCAGCCGGTAATGGCGGTGCTGGAGCAGGTTGGCCACATGCCGCTGCCGCCGTACATCAGGCGCCCGGACGAGCCGGCCGATCGCGAGCGCTACCAGACGCTGTTCGCCCGCGCGCCGGGTTCGGTCGCGGCGCCCACTGCAGGCCTGCATTTCGATGCGGCGCTGCTCGCGCGCCTCGCCGCAAGGAATGTTGCACTGGCATGCGTGACCCTGCATGTCGGGGCCGGCACGTTTTCCCCGGTGCGTGAGCCGCAACTCGCCAGCGGCCGCCTGCATGCCGAGCGGGTCCGGGTCGGGGCCGATCTGGTGGCCGCCGTCGCCGCGACGCGCCGGGCTGGTGGCCGGGTGATCGCGGTCGGGACCACCGTGGTGCGCGCGCTCGAGACGGCCGCCGCTGCGGGTGAGCTGGCGCCGTTCGAGGGGGAAACGGACCTGTTCATCCGCCCGGGCTATGGTTTTCGGGTGGTCGATGCCCTGGTCACGAATTTTCACCTCCCGCGTTCCTCACTGCTGATGCTGGTGTGCGCATTTGCAGGACGCGAGCGGGTGCTCGATGCCTATCGTCACGCGGTGGCGCGCGGCTACCGGTTTTTCAGTTATGGTGACGCGATGATCCTGCAACGGAGCCGCAACCCGTGA
- the ndk gene encoding nucleoside-diphosphate kinase, which produces MTIERTLSIVKPDGVQKNLIGEVYRRFEQAGLQIVAARMLRLSESQAEAFYAVHRERPFYRDLVRYMTSGPVMVQVLEGRGAIERNREIMGATDPKKAAKGTIRADFAASIEENVVHGSDGPETARAEIAFFFSQSELCPRVR; this is translated from the coding sequence ATGACTATTGAGAGAACTCTCTCGATCGTGAAACCCGATGGTGTGCAGAAGAACCTGATCGGGGAGGTGTACCGACGCTTCGAACAGGCTGGCCTGCAGATCGTGGCCGCACGCATGCTCCGGCTCAGTGAGTCGCAGGCGGAAGCTTTTTACGCAGTTCACCGCGAGCGGCCGTTCTACCGCGATCTCGTTCGCTACATGACCTCCGGGCCCGTGATGGTGCAAGTCCTCGAGGGGCGGGGCGCGATCGAGCGCAATCGCGAGATCATGGGAGCGACCGACCCGAAGAAGGCCGCAAAAGGCACGATCCGGGCCGATTTTGCCGCCAGCATCGAAGAGAATGTGGTGCATGGCTCCGACGGGCCGGAGACGGCGCGGGCGGAGATTGCCTTCTTCTTCAGCCAGAGCGAACTCTGTCCGCGCGTTCGCTGA
- the tgt gene encoding tRNA guanosine(34) transglycosylase Tgt — MSSSFRFEVMATDGAARRGRIHSGRGVIDTPAFMPVGTAGTVKAVTPEELDQLGAQVVLGNTFHLMLRPGSELVHRLGGLHRFMHWDRPILTDSGGFQVFSLGGRTKVLPEGVEFSSPIDGGRVFLGPQRAMQVQADLGSDIHMIFDECTAWPATETVARESMERSLRWARHSREAFDADAVPGRACFGIVQGGMYRSLRAASLAGLLDIGFDGMAIGGLSVGEPEPERSQVLHDLLPLVPPAQPRYLMGVGTPADIVRSVAFGVDMFDCVMPTRNARNGHLFTEHGVVRIRNAAYRDDPRPLQEDCGCYTCRNYSRAYLRHLDACGEILGCRLNTIHNLHFYLDLMRRLRESIEAGAFMEFSRAFLARQGAVDRPQIEATVQ; from the coding sequence ATGAGCAGCAGCTTTCGTTTTGAAGTCATGGCGACGGATGGTGCTGCGCGCCGCGGTCGCATTCACTCAGGCCGCGGTGTCATCGACACTCCGGCCTTCATGCCGGTCGGGACCGCCGGCACAGTCAAGGCTGTGACGCCCGAGGAACTCGATCAGCTCGGCGCGCAGGTCGTGCTCGGAAACACCTTCCACCTGATGCTTCGACCGGGAAGCGAACTGGTCCACCGCCTCGGCGGACTGCACCGTTTCATGCACTGGGACCGCCCGATACTCACCGATTCCGGCGGCTTCCAGGTATTCAGCCTCGGCGGGCGCACGAAGGTCCTTCCCGAGGGCGTCGAGTTCAGTTCTCCGATCGACGGCGGCAGGGTCTTCCTGGGGCCGCAACGTGCCATGCAGGTACAGGCAGATCTCGGCAGCGACATACACATGATTTTCGACGAGTGCACCGCCTGGCCGGCTACAGAAACCGTCGCCCGCGAGTCCATGGAGCGTTCGCTGCGCTGGGCTCGACATAGTCGCGAAGCGTTCGACGCCGATGCTGTACCCGGTCGGGCCTGCTTCGGCATCGTGCAGGGCGGCATGTATCGGTCGCTGCGCGCGGCATCACTCGCCGGCTTGCTCGACATCGGATTCGACGGTATGGCGATCGGCGGATTGTCCGTGGGAGAGCCCGAGCCGGAGCGGTCGCAGGTGCTGCACGACCTGCTGCCGCTGGTGCCGCCGGCGCAGCCGCGATACCTCATGGGTGTGGGTACGCCGGCGGACATCGTCAGGTCCGTTGCCTTCGGCGTCGATATGTTCGACTGCGTCATGCCGACCCGCAACGCCCGTAACGGTCACCTGTTCACCGAACACGGTGTCGTGCGGATCCGCAATGCGGCCTATCGTGACGACCCGCGGCCGCTGCAGGAGGACTGCGGGTGCTACACCTGCCGCAATTACAGCCGTGCCTACCTTCGCCATCTCGACGCCTGCGGCGAGATCCTCGGTTGCCGGCTCAACACCATTCATAACCTGCATTTTTACCTCGATCTCATGCGCCGCCTGCGTGAGTCGATCGAGGCGGGGGCTTTCATGGAGTTCTCGCGGGCGTTTCTGGCCCGGCAGGGCGCCGTGGACCGGCCGCAGATCGAGGCAACTGTGCAATAA
- a CDS encoding NUDIX hydrolase, which translates to MNFCTQCGHPVTVQVPDGDNRPRYVCGHCGQIHYENPRLVVGCVVAHRDAILLCRRAIEPRHGFWTVPAGFMELGETLADAALRETWEEAEARVELGSLFVLVDVVHARQVHVFFRGTLAEPVFGAGHETIETRLFSPAEIPWRDIAFPSVTIALERYLASPRDDSPVHLAAAPRFRLI; encoded by the coding sequence ATGAATTTCTGTACCCAATGCGGCCATCCAGTCACCGTGCAGGTACCCGACGGCGATAACCGGCCGCGCTACGTCTGCGGCCATTGCGGCCAGATTCACTATGAAAACCCGCGCCTCGTCGTGGGCTGCGTCGTTGCGCACCGGGACGCGATCCTCCTGTGCCGGCGCGCGATCGAGCCCCGTCACGGGTTCTGGACGGTACCGGCCGGTTTCATGGAACTCGGCGAAACGCTGGCTGACGCGGCCTTGCGGGAAACCTGGGAGGAAGCAGAGGCCCGGGTCGAACTGGGATCCCTGTTTGTGCTGGTGGATGTCGTTCACGCACGGCAGGTCCACGTGTTCTTTCGTGGGACGCTCGCCGAACCGGTATTCGGAGCCGGTCACGAGACCATCGAGACCCGGCTGTTTTCGCCCGCCGAGATACCGTGGCGGGACATTGCGTTCCCGAGCGTCACCATCGCCCTCGAGCGCTATCTTGCCAGCCCGCGCGATGACAGCCCGGTGCATCTCGCTGCCGCCCCGCGCTTTAGATTGATTTAG
- the secF gene encoding protein translocase subunit SecF has product MELFKKVSRFRFMHYARFISGLSIVLTAISIGSLAVRGLNFGIDFTGGLLLEVGFERPADLSALRQQLGDGGYPDAQVQNFGTAKDVLIRLPPQEGDADPSAGGKLGQQVLAVLQAADPQVVLRRVEFVGPQVGEDLTTQGILSVLAALVLILIYVMFRFQWKFALGAVASTAHDAIVTAGIFSIFWIPFDLTVVAAILALVGYSLNDTVVVFDRIRDNFRSTRRGTPEEVIDRSINETLSRTLITSGVTLLVVVALLIFGGETLHGFSTALAFGITFGTYSSIYVATALAYFLKVSPADLMPVKKQEQVDDLP; this is encoded by the coding sequence ATGGAACTGTTCAAGAAGGTCAGCCGCTTCCGGTTCATGCACTACGCCCGCTTCATCAGCGGCCTTTCAATCGTGCTGACCGCGATCAGCATCGGATCACTGGCCGTGCGGGGCCTGAATTTCGGCATCGATTTCACGGGCGGCTTGTTGCTGGAGGTGGGCTTCGAGCGCCCGGCGGACCTGTCCGCGCTCCGCCAGCAACTCGGCGACGGTGGGTATCCGGACGCGCAGGTGCAGAACTTCGGCACTGCGAAGGATGTGCTGATCCGCCTGCCGCCGCAGGAAGGCGACGCAGATCCCTCGGCTGGCGGCAAGCTCGGCCAGCAGGTTCTGGCCGTGTTGCAGGCCGCCGACCCGCAGGTCGTGCTGCGCCGGGTCGAATTCGTGGGGCCGCAGGTGGGCGAGGATCTGACCACACAGGGCATTCTCTCCGTGCTGGCGGCCCTGGTCCTGATCCTGATCTACGTGATGTTTCGCTTCCAGTGGAAGTTCGCGCTGGGCGCGGTGGCATCGACGGCACACGATGCGATCGTCACTGCGGGAATTTTCTCGATCTTCTGGATCCCGTTCGACCTGACCGTGGTCGCTGCCATTCTGGCGCTGGTCGGCTACTCGCTGAACGATACGGTGGTGGTGTTCGACCGCATCCGCGACAACTTCCGCAGCACCCGTCGCGGCACACCGGAGGAAGTCATCGACCGCTCGATCAACGAGACGCTCAGCCGGACGCTGATCACGAGCGGCGTGACCTTGCTTGTGGTGGTCGCATTGCTGATTTTTGGTGGCGAAACGCTGCACGGATTCTCCACGGCGCTCGCCTTCGGTATCACGTTCGGGACCTATTCGTCGATCTATGTCGCCACTGCGCTGGCCTATTTCCTGAAGGTGTCACCTGCGGACCTGATGCCGGTCAAGAAGCAGGAACAGGTCGACGATCTGCCATAG
- a CDS encoding inositol monophosphatase family protein, translating into MQALLNTAVKAARKGGDTALRYLNRLGSIEVHSKSRNEYVTQVDHAAEAAIIDSIRERYPSHGFLAEESGQHRGDEFVWIIDPLDGTTNFLHGFPVFSVSIALRLREQLEVGVVYDPCRQELFTAIRGGGAQLDGRRIRVSAQAGLEGALIGTGFPYRSNQQWLPQYMNMLRAVMEATAGVRRPGSAALDLCYVAAGRLDGFWEFGLHPWDIAAGSLMIREAGGLVTSLTPGGDHLETGNVLAGAPKVHGALKELLTPHL; encoded by the coding sequence ATGCAGGCACTTCTGAACACGGCCGTCAAAGCGGCACGCAAAGGTGGCGACACCGCATTGCGATACCTCAACCGCCTCGGCAGCATCGAGGTGCACAGCAAGTCGCGCAATGAATACGTCACCCAGGTAGATCACGCGGCCGAGGCGGCCATCATCGACAGCATCCGCGAGCGCTACCCGAGCCACGGATTCCTCGCCGAGGAAAGCGGGCAGCACCGCGGAGACGAGTTCGTCTGGATCATCGATCCGCTCGACGGCACTACGAATTTTCTGCACGGTTTCCCGGTTTTTTCGGTGTCCATCGCCTTGCGCCTGCGCGAACAACTGGAGGTCGGCGTGGTCTACGACCCATGTCGCCAGGAGTTGTTCACCGCCATTCGCGGCGGCGGCGCGCAACTCGACGGCCGGCGAATTCGCGTGAGCGCCCAGGCAGGACTCGAGGGCGCCCTGATCGGCACCGGCTTTCCCTATCGCAGCAATCAGCAGTGGCTGCCGCAGTACATGAACATGCTGCGCGCCGTGATGGAGGCCACCGCAGGCGTGCGCCGACCCGGCTCGGCCGCCCTCGACCTGTGTTACGTCGCGGCCGGCCGGCTCGATGGATTCTGGGAATTCGGTCTGCACCCGTGGGACATCGCCGCAGGGTCGCTGATGATCCGCGAGGCCGGCGGCCTGGTCACCAGCCTGACTCCGGGTGGTGACCACCTCGAGACCGGCAATGTCCTTGCCGGCGCGCCGAAGGTCCATGGCGCTTTGAAGGAACTGCTCACGCCGCACCTGTGA
- the yajC gene encoding preprotein translocase subunit YajC: protein MGFFIQDAWAQELPNPSDPLVSMLPLVLVFVVFYFFLIRPQSKRQKEHREMVAKLAVGDEVVTTGGVLGKVTELGEQFVKVEIADGVQIRVQRHTVGALMPKGTIKNA, encoded by the coding sequence ATGGGTTTTTTCATCCAGGACGCATGGGCGCAGGAGCTGCCGAACCCGAGTGATCCGCTGGTGTCGATGTTGCCGCTGGTGCTGGTGTTCGTCGTCTTCTATTTCTTCCTCATACGCCCGCAGAGCAAACGCCAGAAGGAGCACCGGGAGATGGTCGCGAAGCTGGCCGTGGGCGACGAGGTGGTGACCACCGGCGGCGTGCTCGGCAAGGTCACCGAGCTTGGCGAACAGTTCGTCAAGGTGGAGATTGCCGATGGCGTCCAGATCAGGGTGCAACGGCACACTGTCGGGGCGCTGATGCCGAAAGGCACGATCAAGAACGCCTGA
- a CDS encoding cysteine desulfurase family protein produces the protein MMPYFDHAASTPVDPLVARSIAATLQDPGLQANPASVHRPGRMAAARVEAARAEVATLIGAQVDEVVFTSGATEANNLAIIGAAQFRAGGGRHLVTCATEHRSVVEPFRRLEAQGFKVTWLVPDDQGIFGPEQVAAALRPDTTLVSVMQVNNETGVVQDIAAIGAICRAAGVLFHVDAVQAAGREPIDVRKMSADLLSLSAHKFHGPKGVGALFLDREHSRRVEPLLVGGAQEHALRPGTVATHQVIGMGVAARLATERIGVDPDRIRALRDALWTRLQCVPGVLLNGHPQRRACHILNISVVGAEGESLLLALRRVAISRGSACASNDAEPSPVLHHLGRGDELARSSLRFSLARTNTPAEVEFVAEELHAAIRHLRRIAPAGVV, from the coding sequence ATGATGCCGTATTTCGATCATGCGGCCTCGACGCCCGTGGACCCGCTGGTGGCCCGGAGCATTGCCGCAACGCTGCAGGATCCTGGCCTGCAGGCGAACCCGGCCTCCGTCCACCGTCCGGGTCGCATGGCGGCTGCGCGTGTCGAGGCGGCACGGGCCGAAGTGGCGACGCTGATCGGGGCGCAGGTGGACGAGGTCGTCTTTACCTCCGGGGCCACCGAAGCGAACAATCTCGCAATCATCGGGGCGGCGCAATTTCGTGCAGGCGGCGGCCGGCATCTCGTCACCTGCGCGACGGAACATCGCTCCGTGGTCGAACCCTTCCGGCGTCTCGAGGCACAGGGATTCAAGGTCACCTGGCTGGTGCCGGACGACCAGGGGATCTTCGGCCCGGAGCAGGTGGCCGCGGCATTGCGGCCCGACACGACGCTCGTCTCCGTGATGCAGGTCAACAACGAAACCGGCGTGGTGCAGGACATCGCCGCAATCGGCGCCATCTGTCGTGCCGCCGGCGTGTTGTTTCACGTCGATGCTGTTCAGGCCGCCGGGCGTGAGCCGATCGATGTGCGAAAGATGTCGGCCGACCTGTTGTCCTTGTCGGCGCACAAATTCCATGGACCCAAGGGGGTTGGTGCCCTCTTTCTGGATCGGGAGCACTCGCGCCGAGTGGAACCGCTGCTGGTCGGCGGCGCGCAGGAACATGCCCTGCGGCCGGGTACCGTGGCCACGCACCAGGTCATCGGCATGGGTGTCGCGGCCCGCCTGGCCACTGAACGCATCGGCGTCGACCCGGACCGCATCCGGGCTCTTCGCGATGCCTTGTGGACCCGCTTGCAGTGCGTGCCCGGCGTTCTGCTCAATGGTCATCCCCAGCGGCGCGCCTGCCACATCCTGAACATCAGCGTGGTAGGGGCCGAGGGGGAGAGCCTGCTGCTGGCGTTGCGCCGTGTGGCCATTTCGCGTGGCTCGGCTTGTGCCTCGAATGACGCGGAGCCCTCGCCCGTGCTGCACCATCTTGGCCGGGGCGACGAACTGGCCCGCAGCTCGCTGCGCTTCAGCCTTGCCCGCACGAACACGCCCGCCGAGGTCGAGTTCGTTGCTGAGGAGTTGCACGCTGCGATCAGGCACCTGCGACGGATTGCGCCAGCGGGCGTCGTCTGA
- a CDS encoding (2Fe-2S) ferredoxin domain-containing protein, whose amino-acid sequence MSDDHEHCTAQPFEKSEFRTLAQLRYHLFVCADGRDFCGCQANGGPALLAALRQELARRRLAAQVKVTLMQCRQQGATGPVLVVHPEGIWYAGLAAEHAAEFVERQILRGEPMAQYVMREGPRPVTRVAMHLATTG is encoded by the coding sequence ATGAGCGACGACCACGAGCATTGCACGGCGCAGCCGTTCGAAAAGTCCGAGTTCCGGACGCTCGCCCAGCTGCGCTATCACCTGTTCGTCTGCGCCGACGGCAGGGACTTCTGCGGCTGCCAGGCCAATGGCGGACCGGCGCTGCTCGCAGCGCTACGTCAGGAACTGGCGCGCCGGCGGCTGGCCGCGCAGGTCAAGGTGACGCTCATGCAATGCCGCCAGCAGGGCGCCACCGGTCCCGTCCTGGTCGTCCATCCGGAGGGCATCTGGTATGCGGGTCTCGCGGCAGAGCACGCCGCGGAGTTCGTCGAGCGCCAGATTCTGCGCGGCGAACCGATGGCGCAATACGTCATGCGGGAAGGACCGAGGCCGGTCACCCGCGTAGCGATGCATCTGGCGACTACAGGCTAA
- the secD gene encoding protein translocase subunit SecD yields the protein MNQNPWWKSALVAAVLLGAFLVALPNVFGEAPAVQISPQSGARLDQGGMEEVKRSLETAGVAFGSAYDDNGRLMLRFDSVEEQLRAADRIRESLGQSYVVALTLAPRTPGWLTALGLRPMSLGLDLRGGVHFLFQVDMQAALQQRVDRYATDFAKLLRDNRIRRDVRVDGNVVRIEIPDPKDADRAEKLIRDSDPQIGLERRNEDGAVILLARMTEQQIRERQDFAIEQNTVTLRNRVNELGVSEPVVQRQGLDRIVVQLPGVQDPAQAERVLGATATLEFRLVCADANPVEAKRKGRAPIGCELHQDRQGNPVLLQRRTIVTGDQLIDAAQAFDQGMPAVSVRLDSQGGREMLDVTKKNLNKPMAVLFVETKRERVERDGQVIEVPREEREVINVATIRGIFSNNFQITGLDVTEARDLALLLRAGALAAPVYKVEERTIGPSLGQDNIDKGMQALVLGLVLVVLFMGVYYKAFGLVANVALIANVVLLVALLSMLQASLTLPGIAGVVLTVGMAVDANVLINERIREELRNGNSPQASIHAGYDKAIATIADSNLTTLIAGIVLFAFGTGPIKGFAIVLCLGILTSMFTAVVVSRTLVNAIWGGRRLTRLPV from the coding sequence ATGAATCAGAATCCCTGGTGGAAGAGCGCGCTTGTCGCGGCCGTCCTGCTCGGCGCATTTCTCGTTGCGCTGCCGAACGTGTTCGGCGAAGCACCAGCGGTGCAGATCAGCCCCCAGAGTGGCGCGCGCCTGGACCAGGGCGGCATGGAGGAGGTCAAGCGTTCACTCGAGACGGCAGGCGTCGCCTTCGGCTCGGCCTATGACGACAACGGCCGGCTCATGCTGCGTTTCGACAGTGTCGAGGAGCAGCTCAGGGCCGCCGACCGCATTCGCGAATCACTCGGTCAGTCCTATGTCGTCGCGCTGACCCTGGCGCCGCGCACGCCTGGCTGGCTGACCGCTTTGGGGCTGAGGCCGATGAGCCTCGGGCTGGACCTGCGCGGCGGTGTGCATTTTCTTTTCCAGGTCGATATGCAGGCAGCACTGCAGCAGCGTGTCGACCGTTATGCAACCGATTTCGCGAAACTGCTGCGGGACAATCGCATCCGCCGCGATGTGCGTGTGGACGGTAACGTGGTGCGGATCGAGATTCCGGATCCGAAGGATGCCGACCGGGCCGAGAAACTGATCCGGGACAGCGATCCGCAGATCGGCCTCGAGCGCAGGAATGAAGACGGCGCGGTGATTCTGCTGGCCCGGATGACCGAGCAGCAGATCCGGGAGCGGCAGGATTTCGCCATCGAGCAGAACACCGTCACCCTGCGCAACCGGGTGAACGAGCTGGGAGTCTCGGAGCCGGTCGTGCAACGCCAGGGGCTGGATCGAATCGTCGTGCAGTTGCCCGGCGTGCAGGATCCCGCGCAGGCCGAACGCGTGCTGGGGGCCACGGCAACACTGGAGTTCCGCCTGGTTTGTGCGGACGCGAACCCGGTCGAGGCGAAGCGCAAGGGTCGTGCGCCGATCGGTTGCGAGCTGCACCAGGACCGGCAGGGCAACCCCGTGTTGCTGCAACGGCGGACCATTGTCACGGGCGATCAGCTGATCGACGCCGCACAGGCGTTCGACCAGGGCATGCCCGCCGTCTCGGTCCGGCTCGACAGCCAGGGCGGGCGCGAGATGCTCGACGTCACCAAGAAGAACCTGAACAAGCCCATGGCGGTGCTCTTCGTCGAGACAAAGCGTGAACGCGTCGAACGCGACGGGCAGGTGATCGAGGTGCCGCGCGAAGAGCGTGAGGTGATCAACGTCGCCACCATCCGCGGCATCTTTTCCAACAATTTCCAGATTACCGGGCTGGATGTGACCGAGGCGCGCGATCTGGCGCTGCTCCTGCGGGCTGGCGCGCTGGCTGCTCCGGTTTACAAGGTCGAGGAAAGAACCATCGGCCCAAGCCTCGGCCAGGACAACATCGACAAGGGTATGCAGGCGCTGGTGCTCGGTCTGGTGCTGGTCGTGTTGTTCATGGGGGTCTATTACAAGGCTTTCGGGCTTGTCGCGAACGTGGCGCTGATCGCCAACGTCGTGCTGCTGGTGGCCCTGCTGTCGATGCTCCAGGCTTCGCTCACGCTGCCCGGCATTGCGGGTGTCGTGCTTACGGTCGGTATGGCGGTGGACGCCAACGTGCTCATCAACGAGCGCATACGCGAGGAACTGCGCAACGGTAATTCACCGCAGGCGAGCATCCACGCCGGCTACGACAAGGCGATTGCCACCATTGCCGATTCGAATCTCACCACGCTGATCGCCGGCATCGTCCTGTTCGCGTTTGGCACGGGCCCCATCAAGGGTTTCGCGATCGTTCTGTGCCTTGGCATCCTGACGTCGATGTTCACTGCGGTGGTCGTCAGCCGCACGCTCGTCAACGCGATCTGGGGCGGGCGTCGGCTCACGCGGCTGCCGGTCTGA
- a CDS encoding RNA methyltransferase has protein sequence MVSDSIRFVLFEPSHPGNIGAVARAMKTMGLSDLVLVNPADCDGPEASARASGAIDVLQSAQRVACLADAVRDCGLVVGASARHRRLGMPEMAPRECAEALLRAREGGPVAVVFGPERAGLSNAELDLCNAIVFIPANPAYSSLNLAAAAQVIAWEIRCAQGIKVEAPPPESPAATVEDMDLFYEHLQRVLESSGFLDPGNPRNLMRRLRRLFNRARLDQNELNILRGILAAVAPGSGERSWRGVGDPAGDGEQ, from the coding sequence ATGGTTTCCGACTCCATCCGCTTCGTGCTCTTCGAACCGTCGCACCCGGGCAACATCGGCGCGGTAGCACGTGCCATGAAGACCATGGGCCTCAGCGACCTGGTGCTCGTGAACCCCGCGGACTGCGACGGCCCGGAGGCGAGTGCGCGCGCTTCCGGCGCAATCGATGTGCTGCAATCGGCGCAGCGCGTCGCGTGCCTGGCCGATGCCGTGCGCGATTGCGGCCTGGTCGTTGGCGCCAGCGCCCGTCATCGCCGGCTGGGCATGCCGGAAATGGCCCCCCGCGAATGCGCCGAGGCGTTGCTTCGCGCGCGTGAGGGCGGACCTGTAGCCGTCGTGTTCGGCCCGGAGCGCGCCGGGCTCAGTAACGCCGAGCTCGATCTCTGCAATGCCATAGTCTTCATTCCGGCCAATCCCGCATACAGCTCGTTGAATCTCGCCGCTGCCGCCCAGGTCATCGCCTGGGAAATCCGCTGTGCGCAGGGCATAAAGGTGGAAGCACCCCCGCCAGAATCCCCGGCCGCAACCGTCGAGGATATGGACCTGTTCTACGAGCACCTGCAGCGGGTGCTCGAGTCAAGCGGCTTTCTCGACCCGGGCAATCCGCGCAACCTCATGCGGCGCTTGCGGCGCCTGTTCAATCGCGCACGACTCGATCAGAACGAGCTGAACATCCTGCGCGGCATCCTCGCGGCCGTTGCGCCGGGTTCGGGCGAGCGCTCCTGGCGCGGGGTCGGTGACCCCGCAGGGGACGGTGAGCAATGA
- a CDS encoding iron-sulfur cluster assembly scaffold protein, whose protein sequence is MPTEYPPRVMALFDAPVNLAPLTPAPARIVVGEAGAFSSGTRVVFEADVDDGVIRRLAFRAYGCPYVIAACGRVTQQLVQQPVAALNEWSPAALAAELNVPAGKFGSLLIIQDALRNCFRGWDTRRLPAGVGPLVSAPEL, encoded by the coding sequence ATGCCGACCGAGTACCCACCCCGGGTCATGGCGCTCTTCGATGCTCCGGTGAATCTTGCTCCGCTGACGCCTGCACCCGCACGGATCGTGGTGGGCGAGGCGGGTGCGTTCTCCAGCGGTACCCGGGTCGTATTCGAGGCGGACGTCGATGACGGGGTCATCCGCCGCCTGGCGTTTCGCGCCTATGGCTGCCCTTATGTCATTGCCGCCTGCGGCCGGGTCACGCAACAACTCGTCCAGCAGCCGGTTGCAGCGTTGAACGAGTGGTCCCCGGCCGCACTGGCGGCTGAACTCAATGTGCCGGCCGGGAAGTTCGGTAGCCTGCTGATTATTCAGGATGCCTTGCGGAACTGCTTTCGGGGTTGGGATACTAGGCGGCTGCCAGCCGGGGTCGGTCCCCTGGTTTCAGCTCCGGAACTGTAA